Sequence from the Myxocyprinus asiaticus isolate MX2 ecotype Aquarium Trade chromosome 44, UBuf_Myxa_2, whole genome shotgun sequence genome:
GGTTATCTAACTAAAAATGATAGacctcacgcacacacacacacacacacacacacacacacacacacacacatacatatatatatatatatatatatatatatatatatatatatatatatatatatatatatatatataggatatatgctaaaatatttttttgagtgtagggTGAAACAGTGGAAGTTCTACTTGTCAGACAGCTTTGAAGGGAAATAACTGTGCAAACAGACAATTTGAAGTGCATACATACATGACTTTTTCAATGTACCTGATATCAACATTTAGCCTATTAGAAGAACCCCCATCTGAAGCTTAGTTAATACATCCCataaaaataactgagaatttccataatgtttgtgcttggattaaatgCATGTCTAATTTTGGTTGAAAGGGTGCgcccattattataatttttttcacgcTGTCTTCTTGCACTTTATTACCATACAGTAACACACAGACGTACAATATTAGCATTCTAGAacattcatttatgttattatgtgCTATTGTAACACCCATTCCTCCTCGATTTTGGCTTCTAGCAAGTAAGAAGACTTTTTCCTTGggcagacagcagcagatgggaGGTGTTCAGCACAGGGAGCAATTCTTTTGTTATTGGTTTCATGTCAGAAAAAGCATGAAAGAGTAATGTCAATTTTAAAAGCTCATTTAAAACAATCAAACTATTGCTAAGACTAATTATTCGGACAAAAGGCATCCAGACTGTAACTCTGTCGCCACGTGGACTGCAcaatgacccttatttttgaaTAATGAGCAGTATATTGCAGCATTCGTGAAGgttttagtttataaaatgtTAGTTGGAATGAATCATTTTTACACCTGCTCCTTCTGTACTCCCTTAATCCCATTtgccattacatttattaatacgtcatgaaaacaaatgtattgcaaaatcatacaatttattcaatataaaaataatatattatatacagtagggctgccccctgatagtcgaccaaatgttagtccatgagaagagtcttggtcaaccaagttttgattggttggttggtcccagaaaaaactccacaggaaactgacGAACACCTGAcgtattactgctggttggacgctaggtggtactatggggtaattttcgttaagcagggttaagGTTAAgtctacacaataaagcaagacaccttgatttcaaacttttaactttattttttatttattttaacaataatttcaaatgaaactggaaaacaaaataagtacaattaaaatgtgtgttgttcaactttttgaaagatggctttacagcAGTTGTCAACACCTCTCTGGCAAAGAatttacttcatctgtgcattctctaccggtcgggtatttctttgtccaggaaaatacattgtgtgtgtgaataaatttgttttgttccctccttcacaatatatatatatatacactaccggtcaaaagttttgaaacacttgactaaaatgtttctcatgatcttaaaaaacttttgatctgaaggcgtatgcttaaatgtttggaattagttttgtagacaaaaatataattgtgccaccatgctaataatattaatttatttcattataataccaaaatgtaattaaaaaataaaaaaaagtttttgaaattgatgacttggaccaaataataaagaaaagcagctaataagagcccaacatagatgggaactccttcaatactgtttaaaaagcatcccagggtgatacctcaagaagttggttaagaaaatgtcaagagtacatgtctgcaaattctaggcaaagggtgactactttgaagatgctaaaatataacacagttttgatttattttggattatgtttagtcacaacataattcccatagttccatatatgttattccatagttttgatgacttcactattattctaaatgtgaaaaaaaattataataaagaatgagtaagtgtttcaaaacttttgaccggtagtgtatatatatccaattacatcggatcagtgaatattcttgctttagtgattttgctttgaaaattaaattaatttatttaaaaaacgaaaaacttcaacgagaaatcaaatacatttctaaattcaaactgcactccaaacggaacgaaaaagcaaataaaataatgaagtgatgaaagaataataaatatatacacacacacacctttccatttaccgtcaggcaagtatctgtctaaacatgcaggcggaaaattacttacacaaatgaagacataaaaacaattataaatgtaaaaataataattataatgatgataataatcactgaaatataaatcatggttcgaggtgaatgtgtttttgtattattttatgttttaatcacagaaatATAGGCTGCAGTGTTGCGTttacaatgaactgctctgttgaaataaagtgaactgaattcaaagcacctcctgagctgagatgtctgaggccATTTGCGGCACTCATAgaagatactgttcttgcaaaaaaaataaaaaattcagaagacagaaacaaagaaagagtgagaaccttttagatgcgcatgttccacgagactgcacgtcATATAttcgcatagatggcttttctgtcacctgttcttaataatataataaagtgtttcttcaagcatgtgtctgtgtgtctacgggcaaattatatgtaatattaatttgataatagtaatagcctaataatcataataatactaataatttaatacatgggaataCGAGCCAAaaatcgtcttgacatcgtcaaaggcatcagctattggtgatcactcGGACCATCGTCAATCCccaagatcatcgtctgtcggcacaaccctaatgtgcatttctctctataaattaacaaaatttaccccttttgccggtgtcgctgcggctcgcttcatgcgtgcgcttgtaaaatttatattttaaaggctcattattatggtttagtatttctctgttatgtagaacagtgttagcaatgttacttataacattctttctcagccctggaactcaaaccattttctgatgcccccctaaaaaagatatttaattaattaaattaatatcgtAAATGTGCGACTAGTAAACTAGtaggcgttaatttaagccattagtcgactaggaaaatctttggtcgggggcagccctaatatacagtatatgagactAAACTCCCAGTGTGGATTGCGATCTATTATGCGTCGTCCATTAGAGACAACACCTCACAAGAGCACCAGTTTTGTGCCCAGCAACAAGATTTTTCTGTGTATGGCATGTGTAGTTTACTGTGAGTGGTagttcgggacaatatttaattaaaatgtagccAAATATGCACAGCGGTACCAAAATTAAGGCAGTATAGAAGATAGTGTGGGTTGGCCAATCAGATGAATGGGGCGATGCAGTGCCGCCCAAATATGCAAATCTAATATTGTTTGAAcaatgaacaaaaaagaaaaattgaaatGAATTCTCATTTTCAGATTcttaagcataaaaataattttttttttttaaaacgagCTGTTTTTACCCACATGGAATGTCTCCCTCCAGTTTTTTAACCTGCTACAAAAATGGATTAATGGGAAAACCAagtctcattaatattcataaacTTATTACCATAGCTATTCTTacctattaaaattgtatttctagATATCGATAATagtatttttactagttgaaatcacatttaagatatcagtatttatattttcacttgttGCAAAGGCTATTTTAGATATCAAGGCAATAATTGTTACTAGTAGAGCTCCCTttactgatatcaataattacactgTTACTactaaaatgttaattcttgatatcaacaattaaattacagctagtgaaaatgtaaaatcTTTATATCAGAAAATGaatttaaacatgttatatttgttatttctgatatctggaaatgaatttcagatatcaataatttggaATGTAATTTTGATATCTAAAAAGACTTTCTTATtagtaacaattacattacaaatatcagaaattaaatttgttactagtgaaaactgaattactGCTATTCACTtgtagaaattacattcttgatatcaaaaattctattttactagtaagaaaataattattgaaaggtgaaattggaatttcaactagtgagaaactaatttttgatatcaataactGTTTTGAATAGGAGAGAATGACATATTACTAGTGAAACTTTACTAGTAAAAAATTAGAGATATCACAAATTAGGGTTTTTACtacttgatatcaacaattcacaTCCTGCGAATGAATAAAAGTCAATTCGGCTTGCAACAGTATCAGAAATCATTGTGAAATTCAACTAGTGAAAattcagttacagatatcaataattatggtttttactagttgaaattccatttttgatatcaagaatgtgatttttggggacctgggtagctcagtaagtattgacactgactaccacccctggagtcatgagtttgaagttccagccaggtctcctaagcaaccaaattggcccagttgctagagaggttagagtcacatggagtaacctccttgtggtcgcaattagtggttctcgctctcagtggggtgcgtggtaagttgtgcatggatcgcggagagtagcatgagcctccacatgctctccgcggtgtcatgcacaatgagccacgtgataagatgcgtggattgacggtctcagaagcggaggcaactgagacttgtcctccgccaccacaaggacctactaagtagtgggaattgggcattccaaattgagagaaaaggggataaaaaaagaagtaaaaaaagaatgtgatttctgcaagtgatgacgtcattttttatatcaagaattcacgtttttactagtggaaatttAATTATTGACATCAAcaattggcatttccactagtaaaaattacattttggtatcaagaattagaattttaactagtgaaaattgaattgttgatatcaacaattcatatcctgcgaatgaataaaagctaaaacggcttgccatagTCTGTAACTAGGTCAGGTTGAGACTGAAGACAAATAAATGGAGGggcagtgggggggggggggggttatgggACTAGGCtggtattttacataaaaaagagtgttTCACCTACACCTGTCCTCTTCACATTTGTATCCCTTTTCATCAGTACCATTTTTATACTGTCTTTGTTTTCTTGATTtctgattgcataattccaaatatttCCCTTTTTAAGATTATGTGTATTGCAGAGAGATAAATACATTctaaaaagacagaaatgtggtGTGAAAGTTTGATGGGATAGATGttgctatgtactgtatgtaagtgtgtgtgtgtgtgtgtgtgtgtgtgtgtgtgtgtgtgtgtgtgtgtgtgtgtgttcagagcaAATCCTGAGCAGCCTCTGAAACAAAGCAGTCTTGGATGGAGGGATAAATGGAGCAAGCAGATAGAGGGGTGGAGTGAAGGAGAAGCTTTCAACCCTGTGTGTCCTCACTGCCTGGAACATCTTATGCACATGAGTggctctgagtgtgtgtgtgatctctGTATAAATGCATTATCCAGAACATGTTTGATGTTGTATATTTACTTTTTTCCagttctttgtttctttctttttctttctttatttctttctattTACTTTTTTcccgttctttctttctttcttactttcttttgtCTCTTAAGTTAGAGGTCGACCGACAGTGGATTTTGCAATAACTAAGATGATGTAAATGGcagataacagattaatcggccTATAGCATAATTTTTCAAATCGATGTATAGAATGTTCAAACATTTTCATTGTCTTTCTATGCTATGATGATCACAGACATGAGTCCAAAATGGATAAAATCccatatgcagtttattgttcaaccaaaatcccaataataaccagggggaaaaaaataagatttggtgcaaaatgcaggattttaattataaacaagtctgaaacacactgcagaatattattttgaaatgatggagacttgtGAATATTGTTTATGGCCATTTTATACAGTAGAACCAAaccgttctaactgtagaatcttcCAGTGCCAGCCACAGAGGAACAAAGAAGAATAAAAAACCTatcagcaactatcagcaccaatTAATTGATAAAATGATCAAATTCTTCCTCTATGTGAATGTGAGGACCTAGCTGAGGTTCTGGCACactttttttatcccttttcttccagtttggaatgcccaattcccgctacttagtaggtcttcgtggtggcgcggttactcaacaggggccggattcacgaaacttttttaagaagaaatttcttcttaactaccattttcttcttaatttgtaacttaagaaaaaagttacgaatattttgtattcctgaataaacttcttaagaaagttcttatctaAGAAGcattcaaaatcttaaatatcatcgtaaataacatcttaaagttaggataacctcacagttgttttaaattctaaaaggtaagatgtttaattaatttactagggttttcatgttgagtctgaagtcgcaataggctgtttacgtagaaatgaagtgtttaattatatttttattttcagcttgtaaaccattTAATGTTATCACAAAATTCaaacaatatatattgttttgaagcttcttaatgtgaccaatcatgctaattcaAACGTATGCTACATATAGCACTCTCTCTCTgcgatctttagagttcatagaaacaataataattataacattagaaagctgagactttctttttctcccctcatccacatccctatcggagttGGGCACAGCAGAGACAGCTTCCGTcaccctttcccatttacccgcctcgTACTTTCCGAcgtgatattattatcaagcttccaAAGGAGAACATTTTCCTTGCAGTAAATTCCTCAGCACTTGTCTACTGAAGTttgtttcttttcctccatgtcaaattaaaagttatcaaatggttaacagcaagtaaattctcctatgacAGTTAATGTCGTTATactaacacatctcacacacttttcattcaaaaaattatcttgaggtgcttgctacttaaaaaaaaaaaaggttaattgaTAAATTTATTGTTACAATTTACatgtgttgaagtattgaatttgttgtaggctattagacaaggcaactccattagcagaccgatcagacaatgtcaaagcctgtctttttattcttaaggaaaaaattaagatgttcttaagaaaatatttgagaacttctaaagaatttttcaagaattgcacttaggaacattcttacgAACTTTTTATAatgtatcctaagaactttcttaattttattcttaagaaattTTCGTGAACCCGgcccctcaatccgggtggcggaggacaagtctcagttgcctctgcttctgagacggcatcttatcacgtggctcgttgtgcatgacaccgtggagactcacagcatgtggagaatcatgctactctccgcaatccatgcacaacttaccacacaccccattgagagcgagaaccactaatcgtgaccacgaggaggttaccccatgtgactctaccctccctagcaactgggccaatttggttgcttaggagacctggatggagtcactcagcacaccctggattcaaactcgcgactccaggggtggtagtcagcatcaatactcgctgagctacccaggcccctctggCACACTTATGAGTAGACAAAATACAGAGGAAAGAGAGCATCAGGGGATCAGAGGAGTGAGTCTTGTGTTGAAATGATGAAAAaggtgataataataataagaattatCAAATTTGTTATCATAATTGTCTTGATAATTGtcgtttttatttcatttgtcatATTGTTTATTAAGAGTGCAGTTCTAAAGGCTTTAGTTTACATAGATAAAAATTCATAATGTGAAATAtcgattaaataataattaataaactcTTTGGGAAATAGaatacaatataaaatgtaaaatgttaagaaatgacaattttaacaGATTTGTGATCTAGCGTTCAGTGCAGACGCCCCAGATATGTAAACTGTGGTGCGCAAATGGGAGATGCAGGTTCAGTTCCAGACTGTGTCATGTCTAGTCAAACTCTAGTCTAGTCTAGTGAAGTCTGGACATGTTAGTCTTTGTCTGGGTCTTAAGGGATCTGGGCCTGTCTAGTATTAGACTGGGTCTTGAGAGGTCTAGTCTGGTCCTGTGTAGACTTAGTCTGGGTCCAAACACTGGTCTAGTCTAGTGAAGTCTGGACATGTTTAGTCTTTGTCTTGGTCTTGCGAGGTCTGGGCCTGGAGAGGTCTAGTCTGGTCCTGAATAGTCTTAGTCTGGGTCCAAATACTGGTCTATTTTAGTCAAGTCTGGACTTGTCTAGTCTTAGTCTGGGTTGTGACATGTCTGGCCTTGGTCTGGATAGCTATAGTCTGGACCTGTTTAGTCTTTGTCTGGGTCTTGAGGGGTCTGGGCCTGGAGAGGTGTAGTCTGGACCTGTATAGTCTTAGTCTTGGCCTTGAAGTGTCTAGTCTTTGTCTgggactacatttacatttatccatttggcagacacttttattcaaagcaaagGCATACATTTTATTAGTGTGTGTTTTCCTTGAAATTCGAACCCATGTCTTTTgcattgctagcgccatgctctaccatttGAACTACAGAAACAGATCTAGGTCTTAGAGGGTCTGGGATTGGTCTCGGTCTTGGAGGTTCTGTTCTGGACTCCAATTTTTAAACAAACTGCAGTTCCTTACAATAGCTATACCTTCGCTACGCTCTGAATTTAAAGCTACGATCTGTCTAAATTTATAGAAATGTATTGTTTTACCAGTGCTTAGGGTTGGACAAATGGGTCATTGGGGTTCATGTGGTGTCACAGATAAATTAAGCTATATATTGTCATCATGGCTATGACAACTGATCTTGCATACACAAACGATCAATGTCTAGTTTGACAAGGAGGGCGTGGTCGGGCCGTAAGGATGGATGCCTGCTGCTGAATTTCCCCAATCaactgggagagggataaagagtaGCTGGAGACGCcactgtgagaaagagagagagatgcatgcagttGGCGAACGTGTGCATTCTGCATTGAACGTGTGCGTTCTGGTTCTGCGTCCAAGCGAAAGTGTGTCCAATTAATGTCTTCCATGAACTGTTCACCCGGCTCCTGCTCCCTCCTTTGTAGAGAAGGCAGAGatctgccacactggtgccgaaacccgggagttgGAGGAAGATGCGCCAtcagagagccctcgccgctgaCAGAGGATCACGATGCCAAGGGAGTGCTCGATTAAGTGGTGCAGTGCGTCAACCGGTGGCCGAAAGGAACGACTGAGGGGTCCAATGCCATCGCCCGGCATCACTGAGGACCGCTGTGCAGCTGGCTGCGGAATGACTGGTGGCGTGATCAGGGACCGccgtgttttttttctcttttatttcttttctctctctctcctctctccctctctctcttggtctctcccgctctctctttctgtctcccctctccctccccttgtcctGCTCGTTTTCCCAGGAGGCAGGGAAGACCATCAGGCAGCggcacggccggaagggcaacatctcctctccagaaatgagagggggaggggggagtAAGCCTGAATCGGCGATGGGGGAATGGGACGAGAAGGGTGTGGCTGGGCCGCAAGGATGCACGCCTGGCACTGAATTACCCCAATCAGCcgagagagggataaagaggagccggagatgccagtgagaaagagagagtgatgcATGTAGCCGACGAACGTGCGCATTCTGCATTGGGCTGGGAAGACCAACAGTTTGAgcgacacacggagctgtgtgtgtgtgtgtgtgatggcgagtgtgtgctgaaaagcagttttatgttgtttccAAGTGAAAATGTGTGTAATTAAAGTCTTCCATGAActgttcacccggctcccgcttcctcctttgtaGGTAAGGCAGAGATATGCCACATCTAGGCTCTAGAGGACATAAAATCATGTCTTGGAGAGATACCATAATAAATATCTAAATGACAAACTATGCATTAACCAATATAGACGATATATACTTCCATCTTTTCCAAAGgtgatttataaatataatatcattatttagGGTCTATGAGGTTGTGGGAGGTATCCACTTATCAGAATGAGGATATATTTGGAGTTCTAAtttggagtccaagtcaagtctcaaaaTCGTTTCAAGTGAATTTCTTTGCATTGAATTTATTGAATGAATTTATTTATATGTCTCGAATACTGTCTATATTACATTATTGGATTCGTCTCTGTTATATAGTTATTTAAAAAGTGCCATGTGGGTTCAGATGCAATGGATAGCACTTTGaagttctgatttaaaaaatgagGTTCATGTCCCACTAGAGTCAAAAATGTATGAGGATGGTTTGACATAGTGGCTAAAACGCAGGGCTTGTAAcaagaaggttgttggttcgagcCCTGTTAGAAGTTAATCATGAGCTTTTACCATTGTGCCCAAGAGCAAGGcacttactgtaacctcgatacTCTAAGTGGGATTGTCCcagtaataagtgtactgtaagttgctttggataaatgtgtctgctaaatgactacttacTGGTATGATAGATGTTTGTCACCTCTACTtaactctctctttctgtttctcgcTCTTCAGTATGTGGCGTTTGGATCCCTTCTGTTCATCCTTATTTCCATTTCCACTTTTTGCATGGAGACACATGAAGCTTTCAACACCATCTACAACAGAACTGAGAATGTTACAGAGGGGAACGTTACGAGGGAGGAGATCGTATACGAAGTGGTCACGGACAGTTGGTTGATGTATGTTGAGGGAATGTGCGTGATTTGGTTTACCATCGAGGTTTTCACACGTGTCGTCTTCTGTCCCGACAAAGTTGAGTTCTTCAAGAGCGCATTGAACATCATCGATTTCGTTGCCATCTTGCCCTTCTACCTAGAGGTTGGTCTGAGTGGGCTCTCCTCCAAAGCGGCGAAAGACGTCCTGGGATTCCTACGCGTGGTGCGGTTCGTCCGGATTCTGCGTATCTTCAAGCTGACGCGTCACTTTGTGGGCCTGCGCGTTCTCGGACACACGCTTCGCGCCAGCACCAACGagttcctcctcctcatcatcttcCTTGCGCTTGGAGTCCTCATCTTTGCCACTATGATCTACTATGCCGAGAGGATAGGAGCGAGTCCAGACGACCCTACGGCAAGCAACCACACCAATTTCAAAAACATCCCCATTGGTTTCTGGTGGGCTGTGGTTACCATGACTACCCTGGGCTATGGAGATATGTACCCGGAGACTTGGTCGGGCATGCTGGTGGGGGCGCTGTGTGCCCTGGCGGGCGTACTGACTATTGCCATGCCAGTGCCTGTGATTGTCAATAACTTCGGCATGTATTACTCTCTTGCCATGGCCAAGCAGAAGCTgcccaaaaagaaaaataaacatatccCAAGAGCACCGCAACCCGGGTCGCCCAATTACTGCAAGCCGGATGCACTCGCCATGGCAACGGCTTCGCCCCAGAGGATCCTGGGTAACGTGCTGGGCGGTGTGCTGGTATCTAGCGGCCTGACGGGAGACTGCCCACTAGCTCAGGAGGAAATTATTGAAATTAACAGAGGTGAGATTAACATGCACTCATACCGtacagcacatacagtatacagacaCAGAAAACACAAAGATCTACACAACCTCACAAGGAAACTTCATTCTTGTGACATTTTCCAGTGCACTACCAAAACTGACTGGCTGTTTTTAACCTTGTTTCTA
This genomic interval carries:
- the LOC127434426 gene encoding potassium voltage-gated channel subfamily C member 1-like isoform X4, coding for MLSSVCVSSFKGRKGGNQTSNKACYSADMTCPSESEKIVINCGGVRHETYRSTLKTLPGTRLSWLTEPDAFSNFDYDPKSDEFFFDRHPSVFSFILNYYRTGKLHCPNDVCGPLFEEELAFWGIDETDVEACCWMNYRQHRDAEEALDSFETPEPEVPEDDPAALAGDGDLKRLCLQEDGRKVGWWRVWRPRIWALFEDPYSSKYARYVAFGSLLFILISISTFCMETHEAFNTIYNRTENVTEGNVTREEIVYEVVTDSWLMYVEGMCVIWFTIEVFTRVVFCPDKVEFFKSALNIIDFVAILPFYLEVGLSGLSSKAAKDVLGFLRVVRFVRILRIFKLTRHFVGLRVLGHTLRASTNEFLLLIIFLALGVLIFATMIYYAERIGASPDDPTASNHTNFKNIPIGFWWAVVTMTTLGYGDMYPETWSGMLVGALCALAGVLTIAMPVPVIVNNFGMYYSLAMAKQKLPKKKNKHIPRAPQPGSPNYCKPDALAMATASPQRILGNVLGGVLVSSGLTGDCPLAQEEIIEINRDSKQNGDAASAALANEDCPTIDQVLSPDERSPMGRTRERYQQDRACFLLNTREFRPADGNVRKGCVISRVLLSF
- the LOC127434426 gene encoding potassium voltage-gated channel subfamily C member 1-like isoform X5, with amino-acid sequence MLSSVCVSSFKGRKGGNQTSNKACYSADMTCPSESEKIVINCGGVRHETYRSTLKTLPGTRLSWLTEPDAFSNFDYDPKSDEFFFDRHPSVFSFILNYYRTGKLHCPNDVCGPLFEEELAFWGIDETDVEACCWMNYRQHRDAEEALDSFETPEPEVPEDDPAALAGDGDLKRLCLQEDGRKVGWWRVWRPRIWALFEDPYSSKYARYVAFGSLLFILISISTFCMETHEAFNTIYNRTENVTEGNVTREEIVYEVVTDSWLMYVEGMCVIWFTIEVFTRVVFCPDKVEFFKSALNIIDFVAILPFYLEVGLSGLSSKAAKDVLGFLRVVRFVRILRIFKLTRHFVGLRVLGHTLRASTNEFLLLIIFLALGVLIFATMIYYAERIGASPDDPTASNHTNFKNIPIGFWWAVVTMTTLGYGDMYPETWSGMLVGALCALAGVLTIAMPVPVIVNNFGMYYSLAMAKQKLPKKKNKHIPRAPQPGSPNYCKPDALAMATASPQRILGNVLGGVLVSSGLTGDCPLAQEEIIEINRDSKQNGDAASAALANEDCPTIDQVLSPDERSPMGRTRERYQQDRACFLLNTREFRPADGNVRKVLSF
- the LOC127434426 gene encoding potassium voltage-gated channel subfamily C member 1-like isoform X2, with the translated sequence MLSSVCVSSFKGRKGGNQTSNKACYSADMTCPSESEKIVINCGGVRHETYRSTLKTLPGTRLSWLTEPDAFSNFDYDPKSDEFFFDRHPSVFSFILNYYRTGKLHCPNDVCGPLFEEELAFWGIDETDVEACCWMNYRQHRDAEEALDSFETPEPEVPEDDPAALAGDGDLKRLCLQEDGRKVGWWRVWRPRIWALFEDPYSSKYARYVAFGSLLFILISISTFCMETHEAFNTIYNRTENVTEGNVTREEIVYEVVTDSWLMYVEGMCVIWFTIEVFTRVVFCPDKVEFFKSALNIIDFVAILPFYLEVGLSGLSSKAAKDVLGFLRVVRFVRILRIFKLTRHFVGLRVLGHTLRASTNEFLLLIIFLALGVLIFATMIYYAERIGASPDDPTASNHTNFKNIPIGFWWAVVTMTTLGYGDMYPETWSGMLVGALCALAGVLTIAMPVPVIVNNFGMYYSLAMAKQKLPKKKNKHIPRAPQPGSPNYCKPDALAMATASPQRILGNVLGGVLVSSGLTGDCPLAQEEIIEINRDSKQNGDAASAALANEDCPTIDQVLSPDERSPMGRTRERYQQDRACFLLNTREFRPADGNVRKAATGYEKSRSLNNISGMAGSSLRLTPITSTPFDPYEAPGPLRRCRSPIPSIL
- the LOC127434426 gene encoding potassium voltage-gated channel subfamily C member 1-like isoform X3, which encodes MLSSVCVSSFKGRKGGNQTSNKACYSADMTCPSESEKIVINCGGVRHETYRSTLKTLPGTRLSWLTEPDAFSNFDYDPKSDEFFFDRHPSVFSFILNYYRTGKLHCPNDVCGPLFEEELAFWGIDETDVEACCWMNYRQHRDAEEALDSFETPEPEVPEDDPAALAGDGDLKRLCLQEDGRKVGWWRVWRPRIWALFEDPYSSKYARYVAFGSLLFILISISTFCMETHEAFNTIYNRTENVTEGNVTREEIVYEVVTDSWLMYVEGMCVIWFTIEVFTRVVFCPDKVEFFKSALNIIDFVAILPFYLEVGLSGLSSKAAKDVLGFLRVVRFVRILRIFKLTRHFVGLRVLGHTLRASTNEFLLLIIFLALGVLIFATMIYYAERIGASPDDPTASNHTNFKNIPIGFWWAVVTMTTLGYGDMYPETWSGMLVGALCALAGVLTIAMPVPVIVNNFGMYYSLAMAKQKLPKKKNKHIPRAPQPGSPNYCKPDALAMATASPQRILGNVLGGVLVSSGLTGDCPLAQEEIIEINRDSKQNGDAASAALANEDCPTIDQVLSPDERSPMGRTRERYQQDRACFLLNTREFRPADGNVRKATGYEKSRSLNNISGMAGSSLRLTPITSTPFDPYEAPGPLRRCRSPIPSIL